The nucleotide window TTTCTTTTGGTGTTTCACTTGGTTTCTCACTCTTGGCTTCCTCATTTGGATTACTAGGGGGTGAGGTGACCGTTGCCGGCGCCTCCCCCGACGAGTTGTTATACATTGGCATTGCTGGGCTGGACATCAGTGCTGCAGCTAAATGCGATGTTTGAAGATCCATTGTAGTTGCAGATTTGAAAAGAAcacttctatactaatacttAGCAGACGCAAGTACACGGTCATTCACAAAATCCGAGcattatatttcttaatttctTACTTCTTTTTACGATTAtcgacaaattcaaaacaaatcaCTCAAAAACCACAAAATGCATTTTGTGATTGATTGACATTAATACCAGTTTGACATTGACTTGACGCCCTACTAATTGCCATCTTGCAAAATTACATAAAGCAAATCATAACAAACTTCCtttgtattgtattatatttgaAACTTACTAGACGATCCATATGGActctattttcaaaaaaaatgctCGAATTATTAATTACCTAACAAGTGTAACTTTCTTAGAAAAATGCAACTTAGGATGTAGTTCCATTAACACTGTTTCTAAAAAGAGGGTTTGACGAAAAAAAAGTGAACCTTAAACTGCTCAATCTACAGCGATGGATTATCAACATGATAATGCAGGGCTCATGACATCAATTTAAGAATATTACCTAGTGTTTTTCTACATGCGTCGGTGTGTAAAAGTATATAAGGTACAGCAGAAAAGATAATCAAAGCAGCGTATATAGAGGCCTTAGTGAAAACGCAGCTTTACAGGATTTTTTTCGTATATTTACTCTCTTTTCTCTACTAATCTCAGTAGAAATGTCAAAGGCGCTTACAGTATTTACAAGATACAGCCTTAAAAGGATATAAGTaattacacaatttttattaatacaacatGAAAATCCTCACTCGTAACAGTGCATTTAATTCGTTAAAGCAAAATAAAGTTAcaattctaatttaattattttaatcatccCACATAAATTAATCTTATTAATCCTAGTTAATCGTTACATTACATTTCTAAGGTTTCCCGGTGTTAATTGGAACTGGAACAGCCCTATGAATTTGATATGTTTAGAGATGAGCCAACACGAAAGCAAGAGAGGCAAACAACAACACaaacatattttctattaaaagtaTTCGGTCAAGGAATTTTAAGTTCACTAAATATTTCAGGTTCAAAtagaaacatatttacaaaatatttaggtacattaatttaaaaaagttaaaataaggTTCAAAGGAATGAAAATTAAGATATTGATATCCTTGGTTTTATCTAATATACCCAAGTCAGTGCGATACAGTATCTCtcaatcttaaaaataataattagatcTGATATATTTCTGCAAATACATAGATTAATCGTTTTGAGAAGACATCTTACACAATATCTTCAGAATTCAAATTCTTCAAATGGACTTACTTGTTCTACAGAGTTTGAGAAGTACAACAATGTCGATCTCGTTTATAGTGTGACTTTCTGTACAGCACATCACTAGTAATAATATGTCAACGAGACGAGAATGGGTGTGTGCAGTTGcgcgataaaattaattatttatccaGTCTTGTTTGCTAAATCTAAATAAGATTTCTTATTTCATTACAGCTGAGATTGGAGCATTGTTATTATAGATAAGTTGCTCAAAGATGGCTGTTGTTAAAACCCCAGTGCTGAAAGTGATATTGTGTGGTGAATACGGAGTTGGGAAAAGTTCAATTTTCCGTCGATTTATCAACAATACATTTGTTCCTAATTCAGATAGAAGGTCAACTTTAGGACTGGATCACTTTGAAAAACCATATCAGCTTACAGACAAAACCGTCAAGGTAATTCTATCTTAATTTATACAGTGCTCAGGGACAATATGTTTGGACATCGCTCTGTTAATTTGAATACTCAATAAACaggttttatttcgttttagttgcAACTATGGGATACCGGAGGCATGGAAAGAATTGCTTCTGTTACCTCAAGCTACTACAAGTTTGCTGAGGCAGCAATACTGGTGTTCTCCCTTGACAATGCATCCTCATTTCATGTCCTAAGTCAACATTTGTTGGACATTGTAACATATGCAGAGAATGCTAAAATATTT belongs to Helicoverpa armigera isolate CAAS_96S chromosome 6, ASM3070526v1, whole genome shotgun sequence and includes:
- the LOC110371888 gene encoding ras-related protein Rab-30 → MAVVKTPVLKVILCGEYGVGKSSIFRRFINNTFVPNSDRRSTLGLDHFEKPYQLTDKTVKLQLWDTGGMERIASVTSSYYKFAEAAILVFSLDNASSFHVLSQHLLDIVTYAENAKIFLCGNKSDLEGSSPQVTDADIETFCEQCHNLISTTYKTSCKTGQGIEEMFTDIAIQLVESNRSRIELQTLDHNSFKISNPEPVEEPSCSC